The window AATGAAAAATTCCTTTTGGGTGCTCTGCGTACATTCCCCGCAAATTCGGGCATCTGGGGCAATTGGCCAAACTGTTCTGAAAGCTGGATCGACATTGCCTTTGAAATATCGCCATTGTTAACCAAATTCCTGCTCTCCCTCCGCACTTCGTTACACATAACCTGCTGACTTTCACTTCAAAACGTAGGGATCAATATTCTGACCAGCCCCCCCCCCTCCGGATGAACCTGCTCCTCAGCCTTCCGTCCTTACCGGCACGGTCTGACAGCAATCATTACGGCGGGGGGAGAGCCCGATAGGCAGCGACCTGATTTCCGGCGGACAGTGAACATTTACGAATATTGTACCCTTCGAACAGGTTCAAATCAAAGGGAAATTACGGAAGATTCAATCTGAGAGACCGAAGAGTCACCGCGATATCCAGCTGGTCAAGAGATCCTTCAACCCTTATCGTGTGAGAATAGTTCCCCATTGAATTAATGGGACCAGCACTCCTTACAGAATATAAATGACTCGTCACTTCTCAAAAAGAAATCTGTGATACTATCCAAAAAATCATTTTGCAATGGATATATATATAGAATAGAATGAACTGCTGAGAAACATAACAGTCTTTTACATTACTTCATCGAATAATTCACTTTTAGCTCAGGAGGTATCCATGTACGAGAAGAGTATAGAATTAATGAACCTGGCAGTAGCTGATGAAATACAAGCCGTACATCAGTATATGTATTTCCATTTCCACTGTGATAACCAGGGATACGATCTTTTGTCAAACCTGTTTAGAAAAACTGCGATAGAAGAGATGTCTCACGTTGAACTCATCGCAGAGAGAATACTCTTTCTTAAAGGAGATGTGGAAATGATACCAAAATCTAATCCGGACAAACTCCACGATGTTAAAGATATGCTGAAGCAGTCTCTCTCCATGGAAGTGCAGAGCATTAAAGACTATAACAATTCAATAATAGCGTGCACGACACATTCCGATTCTGTTACCCGGAAGCTTTTCGAGCAACTCGTTATGGATGAAGAGCGTCATATGGATCAATTTGACACAGAGCTTGAAAATTTGAAGAAATTCGGTGATCAATACCTGGCTCTTCAATCTATTGAGAGAAGTAAAACAGTGGCAACACAGACGGGAGCAAACCAGACGGGCGCCTGAAAACATTTCCATGGTACATGAATATACCTTTCCCCATGCGTCTCACAGGAATTTTCTCAATAGAACCGGCAGTTTACTGGTTTGTGAATGCATCTCATTTTGAG is drawn from Candidatus Scalindua sp. and contains these coding sequences:
- a CDS encoding bacterioferritin — its product is MYEKSIELMNLAVADEIQAVHQYMYFHFHCDNQGYDLLSNLFRKTAIEEMSHVELIAERILFLKGDVEMIPKSNPDKLHDVKDMLKQSLSMEVQSIKDYNNSIIACTTHSDSVTRKLFEQLVMDEERHMDQFDTELENLKKFGDQYLALQSIERSKTVATQTGANQTGA